The Hymenobacter chitinivorans DSM 11115 genome segment GCCCCGGTAGATAACTGGCGGCGCCAACAGCGTGTCGCCACGGCGCCCGCGCTGCTTAAAGACACGCAGCAGCTCGTCGTAGCCGACCGTAGTGTACACGGGCGTGGAGCCGAACCGGCCTGGGGGTGGCCATAGCAGGGCAAGCCGAGCACTACCCCCATCGGAAGGGTAGCGAGGGCATTTTCAGGTGTTTCTACGGGATGCAGGTAATAGTACCTGCAAGTGTAATTCAGGGGTTTATACGCTGAAACCCGGGGGGCGCGCACTGTTCCTTTGTGTCATTCAGCAGCACGCCGGTTCGCGGCTGGTCAGCTACTGAGTGAGGTATTGCTTACATAATTCACCTTTTAATTATTTCACCATGATTGACGCCGTTGTAGACGTTTCGCACTACCAATCGACCATTGATTTTGCCACTGTAGCCAGTAGCGGAATTCTGGGTCTGATTCACAAAGCCACCGAGGGCCTTACCGATGTGGACCCCCTGTACGCCAGCCGCAAGCCATTGGCCTTGGGCGTTGGCTTGCTATGGGGCGCCTATCATCTGGGGCATAACGAGGATGGCACGGCCCAGGCCAACCATTTTCTGAGCACGGTGCAGCCCGGCCCTACCGATTTGCTGGTGCTGGACTTTGAAGACACCGGAGCAGGGGCCAGCATGGGGCTGCAGCAGGCCGAAGACTTCGTAAAGCAAGTGTATCAGGCTACCGGCCGTTATCCGGGCTTGTATGCCACCAACGGCTACTTGTTGCAAAACGATGCCCAGAACAGTTCTATTCTGCAGCAATGCTGGCTGTGGATAACCGACTGGGCCGCCGTAGCCGAGCCAGTTCACCCGCCCCAGTGGAACACCTGGACGCTCTGGCAACACACCAATGGCCAAACAGGATTGCCCCCCTTCGCCGTCGATGGCATCGGCCCCTGCGACCGTGACAATTTCAACGGCTCGGCCGATAACTTGCGGCGGCTGTGGGGCGCAGTCCCGGCTAGCTCCGAACCGGCTCCTGCGCTGGCCGTGCAAGGGTAGTTACGTTTAATTCAGTAGAAAACGCAACAAGCGAAGCGCTATGGTAAAGCGCTTCGCTTGTTGCGTTTCGGGTGTGTTAGTGGGCCTGCAGCCAGTTCTGACCGGTGCCCACTTCCACTTCCATCGGTACGCTCAGGGGCAGGGCCCCAATCATCAGCTCCTTGATGCGCGGAATGATGTAGTCGACTTCCTGCTTGGGCGCGTCAAAAACCAATTCGTCGTGCACCTGCAGAATCATCTTGGTGCCCAGGTTTTCCTTGTCCAGCCACTCGTGGATGCGGATCATGGCAATCTTGATGATGTCGGCGGCGGTGCCCTGAATCGGGGCGTTGATGGCGTTGCGCTCGGTGAAGCCCCGCAGCGTGGCGTTGCGGGAATTAATGTCGCGCAGGTAGCGGCGGCGGCCCAGCAGGGTTTCGGCGTATTCCAGCTCCCGGGCCTTGTTGATGCTGGCGTCCATGAACTGCTTCACGGCCGGAAACTCCTCGAAATAGGCGTCGATGATTTCCACGGCTTCCTTGCGGCCCACGCCCAGGCGCTGGGCCAGGCCGAAGGCCGAAATGCCGTAGATGATGCCGAAGTTGACCATTTTAGCCTTGCGGCGCATTTCCGAGTCCACGGCTTCCAGCGGCACTTTAAACACCTTGCTGGCCGTGCTGCTGTGAATGTCGATACCCTGCCGGAAAGCCTCAATCATGGTGGCGTCCTTCGAGAAGTCGGCCATGATGCGCAGCTCAATCTGGGAGTAGTCGGCCGCCACCAGGATATGGTCGGCGTCGCGTGGGACGAAGGCCTTGCGGATTTCCCGGCCTTTCTCGGTCCGAATCGGAATGTTCTGCAGGTTGGGGTTGGTGCTGCTCAGGCGGCCGGTGGCGGTTACGGCCTGGTTGAAGCTGGTGTGCACCCGGCCGTCGGCCTCACACACGAGTTGGGGCAGGGCCTCGACGTAGGTGCTGCGGAGCTTGGTGAGCTGGCGGTGCTCCAGAATCAGGGCGGCGACGGGGTTTTCGGTGGCCAGCACGCTGAGCACTTCCTCGCCCGTGGCGTACTGCCCGGTCTTGGTTTTCTTGATTTTGCCACCCCCGAGCTGGAGCTTGTCGAACAGGATTTCGCCGAGCTGCTTGGGAGAGCCAATGTTGAATTCCTGCCCGGCTGCCGCGAAAATCTGCTTTTCAATGTCGGTAATGTAGCCCTGCAGCTGGGCCGAGTATTCGCCCATGGCGCTGGAGTCAATCCGGACGCCCTCGTACTCGACGTCGGCCAGCACCGGCACCAGCGGGTTTTCCACTTCGTTGAGCAGCTTGAGCAGGCCTAAGGCTTCGAGCTTGGGCTCAAAGACGTGCTTGAGCTGCAACGTCACGTCGGCATCTTCGCAGGCGTAGTCCGAAACCTGCGCGGGCGGCAGGTCGGCCATGGTTTTCTGCTTTTTGCCTTTGGGCCCAATCAGCTCCAGAATCGATACCGGCGTGTAATGCAGGTAGGTTTCGGCCAGCACGTCCATGTTGTGGCGCATGTCGGGCTCCAGCAGGTAGTGGGCCAGCATGGTGTCGAACAGGGGCCCACCGATGCGGATGCCGTAATGCTTGAGAATGGTCAGATCGTACTTGATGTTCTGCCCAATCTTGGTAATACCCTCGTGCTCCAGAAACGGCCGGAACTCGTCGACCAGGGCCTGGGCGGCCTCGTCGTCGTCGTGGGGCACGGGCACGTAGTAGGCCTCGCCGGGCAGCCAGCAGAAGGAGAGGCCCACCAGGCGGGAGGTCATCGTGTCGAGGCCGGTGGTTTCGGTGTCGAAGCTGACTTCCTTCTGCTGCAGCAAGAACTTGAGCAAGTCCTGGCGCAGGGCGGGCGTATCAATCAGGTGGTAATTGTGGGGCACTTCGGCCAAAGTGCGGCGGGTGGTGGGCAGCGCGTCGGCTTCGTCGTCCTCAATAAACTCGGTAATGCCCGCCGGGGGCGCAAACAGGGAAGCCTGGTGGCCGGCTCCGGTCGGAATCATGCTTTTCTTGCCCTTGGCCGGGCTAATCGGCGTGGCCGAAGTGCGGGCGGGGCCGGTTTTGAGCACCCGGGCCGCCAGCTGCCGAAACTCCAGCTCGTCGAACAACGCGGTGAGCTTCTCCTCGTCGGGCACGGAGCAGCACAGCTCCTCGGGCTCGAAGGGAATGGGCACGTTGACGTGAATCGTGGCCAGCTCCTTGCTCAGCAGGCCCTGCTCGGCGAAGTTGCGCACGTTTTCCTGCTGCTTGCCCTTGAGCTGGTCCACGTTGGCAATCAGGTTTTCGACCGAGCCGTACTGCTTAATCAGCGCCTTGGCCGTCTTCTCGCCGATGCCGGGAATGCCGGGAATGTTGTCGGAGGCGTCGCCCTGCAGCCCCAGAATGTCGGTGACCTGCTCGACCCGGTCAATTTCGAAGCGCTGCAGCACGTGGGCCAAATCCAGCACCTCGGCCGAGTTGCCCATAAACGCCGGCCGGTAAATCTTGATTTTCTCGGTGACGAGCTGGCAGTAGTCCTTGTCGGGCGTCATCATGTACACCTCCTCGAAGCCGTGCTCCTCGGCCCGCTGGGCCAGGGTGCCGATGACGTCGTCGGCTTCAAAGCCATCCATAATCAGGATTGGGATGTTGAAGGCTTCGATAATCTTTTTGATGTAGGGAATTGCCGTGCCGATGTCCTCGGGCATGGCCTGGCGCTGGGCCTTGTACTCGGCAAACTGCTCGTGACGAAAGGTCTTCTTGGCCGCGTCGAAGGCCACGCCGATGTGGGTGGGCTTTTCCTTTTGCAGCACTTCCACCAGCGTGTTGGTAAAGCCCAGCACGGCGCCGGTGTTCATGCCCTTGGAGTTGATGCGCGGGTTTTTGCTGAAGGCAAAGTGGGCCCGGTAAATCAGGGCAAAGGCGTCGAGCAGGAAGAGCTTTTTGCGGGGTTGGGTGGCGTCGGTCATAGTGAGGGCGAAGGTACGCAACGAGCGGGCGTTACGAGCGGCAAATAGTGGTTAGCTTTGATGGTTAGACTAACCAACAGGAATGAAAAGATTCATACGCATCACTGCTTTATTGGTAACAGGCCTCAGCTATTATCTCCCCGCGCCGGCCCAAACGCTGGACCCCAGCTTTGCCGCCGTGGAGCTGGAAAAGACCGGCATAATCGAGGATGCCCTGCTGCAAGCCGATGGCAAGTACGTGGTAGGCGGCACCTTTACGCGCCTCAACGGCACGGCGGCTAAGGGGCTGGCCCGCCTCAACGCCAACGGCACCCTGGACGCCACTTTCCGCACTACCGGAGCTGATGCGGAAGTAACCCAGGTTACGCTGCAGGACAATGGCCGTATCGTGGTGGGCGGTAATTTCACTACCGTGGATGGCCGCAGCTCCGCGCTGGTGGCCGGGCTGCTGGCGGATGGCAGCGCGGATGCTTCCTTCACAACCACGGCCAGCTATACCACTTCCACCTCCTCTACTCCGGTTCTGAGCCTGGCGCCGCTGCCCGACGGCAGCCTGCTGGTGGGGGCAGCGCGGCTACGTTCAACGGTATTACGGGGATATTGCACCGGCTCTCGGCGGCGGGCGTCGCCGATGCGGCCTACAACACGGCCCTGGCCGGCGGACCCACTTTTCCCGGCACCGCTCCTATAGTGTACAGCATTGCGGCTCTGGCCGATGGCAAACATTACGTGTCGGGTTATTTCAGCCAGTTTGGGGCTCGGCGGCTTCGGGCGTGGCGCGGCTCACTGCCAACGGCACCCGCGACAATTCGTTTGTAGCCGCCCTGACCGAAAACCTGGTGCCCAGAATTCTGCCCCTGCCGACGGGGCAGCTGCTGGTGGGCAGCGTCCGGCTGAACGGGCAGTTTGGGAGCCTAGCCCGCCTGACGGCCACCGGGGCCCTGGACCCAACCTTTACGACGGGCCTGGCCAGCTATGGGCTTAGCGAAATGCGGCAACTGGCCAACGGGCGAATCCTGGTAGCGGGCAGCACCATCGGCACCAGTGGCAACTCGGGTGGGCCGCTGGCCTTGCTCAATGCCAATGGCGGCTTCAATACCTCGTTCAACAGCGCCGGCGTCTTCTCACCCGCGGATGCCTTCATCAGCAGCCTGGTAGTGCAGCCCGACGGCGCTTTCCTGGTTGCCGGCCAATTCACCCACGTCGGCGGAGTGGCGCGGGCCGGCCTGGCCCGCCTCACGGCGCCCGGCGTGCTGGCCGTAGGCCGCCAGCAAAGCTCGGCCCGCACCGAAGTCTGGCCTAACCCGGTGCACGACAAGCTCACGTTAAGCCTAGACCTGGCCGCCCAGCCCCGGCAGCTCACGCTCATCGATGCGCTGGGCAAAACCGTGCTGCGCCAGCCCGCTGCCACTGGCATTGTAACCGTGCCGCTGCTCCACCTGCCCGCCGGCGTGTACGTGCTGCGCGTGGAGTACGCCGACGGCCCCGTGACGCGCCGCGTGGTAGTCGAGTGAGCCCGAAGTTAGTTTCAGCGTAACGCTCGGGCGCTGCCCGGCCAGCTCACCGCTGCCCGGACCCACAAACGGAAAAGCCCCTATTTTATCTGCCGGGGCCGGTTCCTAACTTGCTGCCAGTCGCCGGAAATATATCAATCAAAGGTTCTTTAACGTTTTTACAATGTCCCATAAACTACTCGTTGTCTTTCTGCTACTGCTGGCGGCCCATTTCGAAACCCGGGCCCAGAGCGTAGACCCCACTTTTGCGCCCGTCACTACCTATGCCACGGGCGCCGTGACGGCCATGGCCCTGCAAGCCGACGGCAAATACATAGTAAGCGGCAATTTCAACCGGGTTAACGGTGCAGCCGCCTCGACGCTGGTGCGCCTCAATGCCGACGGCTCGTTCGACCAAGGCTTTGCCGCTAACGTCCGGACCCGCTCGGCTTTCGCGACGGTGACGGTTCTGCCCAGTGGGCACCTGCTCGTGACGACGGCCAGCGGCGTGGTTTCGCTTAATGGGCAAAATTATAACTCCCCGGTGAAGCTCAACGCCGACGGGACGGTGGCCAGCAGCTTCAGCGTCGGCAGCGGGGCCCAGGGCAGCATCCGGGCCCTAACGGTGCAGCCCGATGGCAAAGTGCTGCTGGCGGGTCCGTTCACGACCTTCAACGGCAGTCCGGCCCCGGGCCTGGTGCGCCTCAACCCCGACGGCAGCGTCGACCAGGCTTTTTCGACAGCGCTGGGCACGGGTTTCAACAACGAGATATTCGCCATAGCCTTGGAGTCGACGGGGAATATTCTGGTGGCTGGCACATTCTCCAATTTCAACAACACGGGCCGCCGGGCCCTGTTGCGGCTGCGGCCCTCGGGGGCCCTGGATACGAGCTACAACCCACTGGTGACCAACGCCAATGCCACGGCCGCCGGCGTCGCCATCGACCCTACTACGGACCAGGCAGTGGTGTACGGCCTGGTTGGGGCACCGGAGTTGATCCGCCTGAATACGGACGGCAGCCAGGACGGGTCGTTCGTGGCCGCGTTGCCGTCGTATTGCGTGGGCTTCACGTTCTTTAATAACCGGAAGCTGCTCGTCGACGACTTTGGCCGGGTAATACTGGCCCGCAACTGCGTAACGGGGTCCAGCACGGGAGTGGGCAGCCAGTACGTGACCCGCTACTTGGCCTCGGGGGCGGTGGACCCGCAATTTTCGGCGGCGGGCCAGCCCAATAACACAGTGAATGCCATTGTGCGCCACCCCAACGGGCAGGTGCTGCTGGGCGGCTATTTCACGCAATACGGCTCAATGACGGAAACCCCGATAGTGCGGCTAACTGACCAGGGCCCGGTAGATGCCACCTTCCGTCCGGTACTGGACGCCTCGGGGTCCGTGCAGCGCATCGTGCGGCAGGCGGATGGCAAGCTGGTTGCGGCTGGTTTTTTCCGGGAAATAAACGGGCTGGCGGCCTGGAATGTGGCCCGGCTGAATGCCGACGGCACCCTCGACGCCAGCTTTAGCCGGCCCACCATCGACGGGGCCGTGCAAACCCTGGCCCTGCAGCCCGATGGTAAGATTTTGCTGGGTGGTAACTTCTCGACGGTGGCCGGGGTGGCTACCAACAGCCTGGTTCGCCTGCTGCCCAGCGGCACCGTCGACCCCAGCTTTACCAGTCCCGTTGCCGTGCGCGCCGGCGTGGCCGCGCTGGCTCTGCAGCCCGATGGCGCCATCTTGGTAGGAGGCAGCGGGATGCTGACCATCAACGGCCGCTCGGCCTACCTGCACCGGCTGCTACCCAACGGGCAACCCGATTTGGCTTACGCGCAAAACGTGGGCACCGGCCCCAGCGGCTCGGTGCAGGATATTGCCCTGCTGCCCGACGGCCGACATTACGTGGCCGGCTTTTTCACCCGCACCAATGGCGTATTTGCCGAATCGGTAGTGCGGCTGCTGCCCACTGGTGAGCTGGACCCCGGCTTCCAGTTGCCCGCCTCGCTGCCCACACTGCGCACGATACTCAAAGTGCTGCCCGTCGATAATAACCAAGTGCTCTTGGCCGGCTCCTTTAGCGGTTACAGTGCCTTTGCCCGCCCCAATCTGGTGCGCCTCAATGCCGATGGCACCGTGGACCCAACCCTGAATGCTGCCTTATCAGGCAGCCAGGTATCGGCACTGTACCAGCAGCCCGACGGCAAAATCATCGTCGGGACCATTAGCAACCAGTTCGTGGCCGGCGTCAGTCAGGGCGTGCTTTTCCGCCTGACCGCCGACGGGGCGCTGGACAACAGCTTTATAGCCGGTCCCAGCCAGATAGATGCCTCCGTGGCTGCCCTGGTGGTGCAGCCCGATGGGAAGCTGGTAATCGGGGGCACATTTGGCCAAGTATACGGGCAGGCGCGCCCGGCTATTGCCCGGATTATTGCGCCCAACGTGCTGGCCGTGGCCAACAAGCAACGCGAAGTCCGCACCGAGGCCTGGCCCGTGCCGGCCCACTCCAAGCTGCACCTGCGCCTGGATGCTACAGCCCGGCCCGAGTCGGTAGAGGTGCTCGATAATCTGGGCCGGGTGGTGCTCACCCAACCTGCTTCCAAGGCCGAGCTAAGCTTGCCCGTGCACCACCTGCGGGCGGGGCAGTACCTGCTGCGGGTGAATTACGCCGACGGTCCCGTGACGCGCCGCGTAGTGGTCGAGTAGGAGCTGGCGTAATCTGAGTTTACGAGTTTGCCGCCGCATCATTATTGGTGCGGCGGCTTTTTTTGCTGCGCAACGTCGATGCAGCTCAAGTGCTGGCGACAGGTGTAGGCCTGCTTGACCACCCGCGGCTCCATTCCGCAAAATGCGCTGGCCGACGCTCCGTAATTTTTTAGCTAAGTTGACAAGGGCAGTTACCCGGCCGCCGCTCACCGGCGGACTTCGTGCCTGCCCAGTGGGGGCCGGGCCTAGTGTGCCGGTAATACTACTCTGCCCTTAACCATCCAATCCTTGCTCCTTTCATAATTATGATTGATATCGTATTTGACATTTCTCACCACAATCCGACGGTTGATTTCGTCTCGGCCGCGCAAGCCGGGATGGTGGGCGTCGTGCACAAGGCTACTGAAGGCCTGACCAATACAGATTTGCTCTATGCCGGGCGCAAGTCGGAGGCCCTGGCGGCGGGTCTGCTCTGGGGCGCTTACCACTTCGGGCACAACGACGATGGTGCCGCCCAGGCCAAATACTTCCTGGGTGTAGTGCAGCCCGGGCCCACCGACCTGCTGGTGCTAGACTTTGAGAGCAACGCTGGAATGACGACCGGCCAGGCGGAGGCCTTCGTGCAGTACGTAT includes the following:
- a CDS encoding glycoside hydrolase family 25 protein — translated: MIDAVVDVSHYQSTIDFATVASSGILGLIHKATEGLTDVDPLYASRKPLALGVGLLWGAYHLGHNEDGTAQANHFLSTVQPGPTDLLVLDFEDTGAGASMGLQQAEDFVKQVYQATGRYPGLYATNGYLLQNDAQNSSILQQCWLWITDWAAVAEPVHPPQWNTWTLWQHTNGQTGLPPFAVDGIGPCDRDNFNGSADNLRRLWGAVPASSEPAPALAVQG
- the polA gene encoding DNA polymerase I, which encodes MTDATQPRKKLFLLDAFALIYRAHFAFSKNPRINSKGMNTGAVLGFTNTLVEVLQKEKPTHIGVAFDAAKKTFRHEQFAEYKAQRQAMPEDIGTAIPYIKKIIEAFNIPILIMDGFEADDVIGTLAQRAEEHGFEEVYMMTPDKDYCQLVTEKIKIYRPAFMGNSAEVLDLAHVLQRFEIDRVEQVTDILGLQGDASDNIPGIPGIGEKTAKALIKQYGSVENLIANVDQLKGKQQENVRNFAEQGLLSKELATIHVNVPIPFEPEELCCSVPDEEKLTALFDELEFRQLAARVLKTGPARTSATPISPAKGKKSMIPTGAGHQASLFAPPAGITEFIEDDEADALPTTRRTLAEVPHNYHLIDTPALRQDLLKFLLQQKEVSFDTETTGLDTMTSRLVGLSFCWLPGEAYYVPVPHDDDEAAQALVDEFRPFLEHEGITKIGQNIKYDLTILKHYGIRIGGPLFDTMLAHYLLEPDMRHNMDVLAETYLHYTPVSILELIGPKGKKQKTMADLPPAQVSDYACEDADVTLQLKHVFEPKLEALGLLKLLNEVENPLVPVLADVEYEGVRIDSSAMGEYSAQLQGYITDIEKQIFAAAGQEFNIGSPKQLGEILFDKLQLGGGKIKKTKTGQYATGEEVLSVLATENPVAALILEHRQLTKLRSTYVEALPQLVCEADGRVHTSFNQAVTATGRLSSTNPNLQNIPIRTEKGREIRKAFVPRDADHILVAADYSQIELRIMADFSKDATMIEAFRQGIDIHSSTASKVFKVPLEAVDSEMRRKAKMVNFGIIYGISAFGLAQRLGVGRKEAVEIIDAYFEEFPAVKQFMDASINKARELEYAETLLGRRRYLRDINSRNATLRGFTERNAINAPIQGTAADIIKIAMIRIHEWLDKENLGTKMILQVHDELVFDAPKQEVDYIIPRIKELMIGALPLSVPMEVEVGTGQNWLQAH
- a CDS encoding delta-60 repeat domain-containing protein — its product is MKRFIRITALLVTGLSYYLPAPAQTLDPSFAAVELEKTGIIEDALLQADGKYVVGGTFTRLNGTAAKGLARLNANGTLDATFRTTGADAEVTQVTLQDNGRIVVGGNFTTVDGRSSALVAGLLADGSADASFTTTASYTTSTSSTPVLSLAPLPDGSLLVGAARLRSTVLRGYCTGSRRRASPMRPTTRPWPADPLFPAPLL
- a CDS encoding T9SS type A sorting domain-containing protein, which codes for MAPALGGGRRRCGLQHGPGRRTHFSRHRSYSVQHCGSGRWQTLRVGLFQPVWGSAASGVARLTANGTRDNSFVAALTENLVPRILPLPTGQLLVGSVRLNGQFGSLARLTATGALDPTFTTGLASYGLSEMRQLANGRILVAGSTIGTSGNSGGPLALLNANGGFNTSFNSAGVFSPADAFISSLVVQPDGAFLVAGQFTHVGGVARAGLARLTAPGVLAVGRQQSSARTEVWPNPVHDKLTLSLDLAAQPRQLTLIDALGKTVLRQPAATGIVTVPLLHLPAGVYVLRVEYADGPVTRRVVVE
- a CDS encoding T9SS type A sorting domain-containing protein; amino-acid sequence: MSHKLLVVFLLLLAAHFETRAQSVDPTFAPVTTYATGAVTAMALQADGKYIVSGNFNRVNGAAASTLVRLNADGSFDQGFAANVRTRSAFATVTVLPSGHLLVTTASGVVSLNGQNYNSPVKLNADGTVASSFSVGSGAQGSIRALTVQPDGKVLLAGPFTTFNGSPAPGLVRLNPDGSVDQAFSTALGTGFNNEIFAIALESTGNILVAGTFSNFNNTGRRALLRLRPSGALDTSYNPLVTNANATAAGVAIDPTTDQAVVYGLVGAPELIRLNTDGSQDGSFVAALPSYCVGFTFFNNRKLLVDDFGRVILARNCVTGSSTGVGSQYVTRYLASGAVDPQFSAAGQPNNTVNAIVRHPNGQVLLGGYFTQYGSMTETPIVRLTDQGPVDATFRPVLDASGSVQRIVRQADGKLVAAGFFREINGLAAWNVARLNADGTLDASFSRPTIDGAVQTLALQPDGKILLGGNFSTVAGVATNSLVRLLPSGTVDPSFTSPVAVRAGVAALALQPDGAILVGGSGMLTINGRSAYLHRLLPNGQPDLAYAQNVGTGPSGSVQDIALLPDGRHYVAGFFTRTNGVFAESVVRLLPTGELDPGFQLPASLPTLRTILKVLPVDNNQVLLAGSFSGYSAFARPNLVRLNADGTVDPTLNAALSGSQVSALYQQPDGKIIVGTISNQFVAGVSQGVLFRLTADGALDNSFIAGPSQIDASVAALVVQPDGKLVIGGTFGQVYGQARPAIARIIAPNVLAVANKQREVRTEAWPVPAHSKLHLRLDATARPESVEVLDNLGRVVLTQPASKAELSLPVHHLRAGQYLLRVNYADGPVTRRVVVE
- a CDS encoding glycoside hydrolase family 25 protein; amino-acid sequence: MIDIVFDISHHNPTVDFVSAAQAGMVGVVHKATEGLTNTDLLYAGRKSEALAAGLLWGAYHFGHNDDGAAQAKYFLGVVQPGPTDLLVLDFESNAGMTTGQAEAFVQYVYQQTGRYPGLYTSTGYLQQQGATTSHSLHKCWLWLAEYNSVISAPKCPPGWPNPWTMWQYTETGGVPGVIGNCDRDRFNGTADRLRLLWGAPVVTVADPVLKA